GGTGAGACAGGGTGGGTTCAGACTCCCCGGGGCTCCCACCCTGTTCATCCACCCTGTCTGCAGGCCTTGGAGGCTTTGGGCTGTGCAGCTCGAGACTCCAGCCTCGTTTCTTCTACTCTCTggtcagtttcctcctctggccAAAGGGAGAGATATCCCAACACCATGGTAACCTCTGTTTCCACCCcgccctccctccatccctcccgcTCTCTTGGTGCGTGGTGGTAACCTTAGGGCCAGGGGGTGCTGTCTGAAAAGCTCCGGAGCTTCAGCATGCAGGACCTGACTCTCATTCGAGATGAGGATGCGCTGTCACTGCAGGGACCCGATGGCCGCCTCCGACCTGGCCCTGGGGGTCTCCTGGACACCATTGAAGACCTAGGTAATGGCAGGCATGGGGCTGTGGGAAAGAGGACAGGGTTGAAAAGCccagcctttatttatttattatgtatacagtgttctgcctgcatgccagaagagggcatcagatctcattacagatggttgggagccaccatgtggttcctgggaactgaactcaagacctctggaagagcagccagtgctcttaaccactgagccatctctccagcccccccccccttattctcctttcctcccctaactAGGAGATGACCCTGCCCTGAGTGTAAGGTCTAGCACAAGCCAGGCGGAACTCCGGACTGAGACCTCAGAAGATGACCTGGGAGATAAGGCCACCAAGAGGACCAAATCTATCAAAAAAGTGCCCAAAGCTGAGGTGAGACTGCAGGATTTGGCCTGGGGGAACGGGGCCGCTGGCGTGGGACCGGGCTGAGCCCCCATCACCCTCTCTCCATAGCCAGTGGCTTCCAAGACGCTGAAGACCCGACCCAAGAAGAAGAGTTCTGGAGGGGGCGACTCAGCCTGaggtcctcccctcccccgcccctccaGTGTAAGACAGTAGCGAGCACTGGGAAGAGCTGCGGCCCCAGCCCCCGCTCCACAGTGGGCCAGCAGCCCACGTGTTTCAGACCCGAGAACCCCCTAGATGGCTGTTTCCCGCGCCCCCTCCCCATGGACACTCCTCCAGAGGGGGCTTGGCAAAGAGGAGGGAGGCGCAGCTGTAGGGTCGAGGACCGAAGCCGATGACtgagccctggaggaggtgggggctccctggccagccctgCTCTTCTCGCTGCTCCAGCCCCGCCCCGCCCATCCAGTGCCTTGCTGAAGACCATGGCCAGCCCCTTCTCTGAGGCCCGACGTGCCTCCACCGCTCTTCCTTGAATAGGGGTAGTGGCCACAGTCCAGACAGACCAAGGAGGGGGCCTTAAGGCACCTCGAGAAGGGGAAGAAATGGGAGCAGATCcgagggggggggagggtgtcACTCGGGCACAACTGTGAGTGGCAGACGCGGGCTGAAAATGAGCAACATGGCCTTGCCGGAACTGCAGCTGATAGGGCTGTGTACGCTCTACATCACCgccagaaagaggagggattccaAGGGTATGCATGCTGGGGAGGTTGGGAAAAGTGgtcacttcctccctccttcagccctggtctttcttcctctttatcCTCCCCTGCTGATCTCTCAGAGGACCCGAGCCCTTGACCAAGGGGTCTCTCCCCCATCCTTCCATCCTGGGTCTTTTACCCATTCACGCCCCTAGGCTGGACTCCTTCTTTCCTAGGGCCCACTGTAGAGGTCCTGCCGAGCTGGCTCCTTTCCTCTCCTGTCAAGGGGACCCGTCCTACCTTGCCATGGGGTCCCCTTCCTGTGCCAAGCAAACCCCTGTCAGAACCAACCTGGACCGCTCCCCCTGGTCCTGGTTCTACCAGCT
This Peromyscus eremicus chromosome 19, PerEre_H2_v1, whole genome shotgun sequence DNA region includes the following protein-coding sequences:
- the Reep2 gene encoding receptor expression-enhancing protein 2 isoform X3 — its product is MMYWIVFAFFTTAETLTDIILSWFPFYFELKIAFVIWLLSPYTKGSSVLYRKFVHPTLSNKEKEIDEYITQARDKSYETMMRVGKRGLNLAANAAVTAAAKGQGVLSEKLRSFSMQDLTLIRDEDALSLQGPDGRLRPGPGGLLDTIEDLGDDPALSVRSSTSQAELRTETSEDDLGDKATKRTKSIKKVPKAEPVASKTLKTRPKKKSSGGGDSA